The region TCTCGACCCGGCGACGGTGCTCCGGGCCCAGGTCGACGCGAACCCGGTGCGCTGCCCCGACGTGGCCGCCGCCGCCGACATGATCGACGCCATCGCCGCCGCCCGCGACGAGCGGGATTCCCTCGGCGGCGTCGTCACCTGCGCCTGCACCGGACTTCCCGTCGGGTGGGGGGAACCCGTCTTCGACAAGGCCGAGGCCCTGCTGGCCCACGCCATGCTGAGCCTGCCGGCCACCAAGGGCTTCGAGATCGGCTCGGGCTTCGCGGGCACGACCCTGCGCGGCTCGGCCCACAACGACGCCTTCGTCGACCGGGGCGGCGGGCAGCTCGGCACCGAGACCAATCGCAGCGGGGGGGTGCAGGGGGGCATCACGAACGGGGAGCCCGTGGTGTTCCGGGTGGCGTTCAAGCCGCCGGCGACCATCGGCAAGGCGCAGCGGACGGCGTCCTTCGACGGCGCCACCGAGACGCTCAGCGCGCGCGGCCGGCACGATCCCTGCGTGGTGCCGCGGGCCGTGCCCATCGTCGAGGCCATGGCCGCCCTGGTGCTGGCCGACCTGGCCCTCATCCAGCGCGCGCGCACCTGGTAGGGGTCAGCTCCGGGCGAAGCCGCACTGCCAGCAGGCCGCGAAGCCGGCCTCGATCTCCTCGCCGCAGCCGGGGCAGGTCCAGGCCGGCGTGGCCGGCCCGTCGGCCGCTTCCTCGAGCAGGGCCCGCGCGGCGGTCGCCTCGTGGTCCGGCACGAGCAGGTGCACCCCGCCCGAGAGGTCCATGTGCGGGCGCATGCCACCGCAGTTGTCGGCGACGAGCAGCGCCGGGATCTCCATGGCCTCGAGCTGGGCGCGCCCCAGTTCGGCCTCGGCCATGTTCAGGTAGGTCCTGATCACCGTCATTCCGTCACGCATGGCGCCCTCCCTTCGTGTCGTCCGCACCCGGCCGGAACGGGCGGGCGACGGGCTTTCCGCAGATACCCCGCCGCCCGCCGTTCTGTTCGCGGGCCCGCTAGTGGGCGTGGGCCGTCAGCTTCGCCATCTCCTCGGTGTCGCGCACGGCCATCTGGCGCAATTCCTCGGCGGTGTGCTCATCGGCCGAGGTCATCAGGGTGACGGTGGCGGCGTCGCCTTCCACCGTCTCCATGTCCACCTTCCCGGTCATCATCAGCATACCGTACTTCTGGCAGTGGCCGCACATCGTCAGGGTCATGGGGTTGACCTTGCCGGTCTGGATCTCGCCGCCGAGCTTGGCCATGGCGGCGTTGACCTCGTCCATGGCGCCTTCGTACTCGGCGGGGATGGTCATGATGTTCATCAGTCCGTCCCGGATGGCGTGGTTCTCCCACGTGGCGTGCTCGAGCAGCCCCTCGTGGGCCGCGAGATTCTTGCAGAACGCGCAGTTCTCGAAATCGAACCAGCCGGATTCGGACTTCATGGCCATGCCGGCCAGGGCACTCGAGGCCACGAGGAACAGGGCGCCGGCGAACACGACGCGCAGCAGGGCGATCTTCTTCATGGTCGTCTCCTTGCAGGGGTGGGTCCGGAGCGGGCCGGGGGGCCGTCCGGTGCAACCCAGCATAAAGCCGGGCGGAGGAAAGCGGCAAGGGGTCAGGAAGCCGCCGCGTCGCCCGTCTTGTCGGCGCGGGACTTGCGGCGGACCTTGCGCTTGGTCTGGCCCGACTGGCGCAGCTGGATGCGCTCGAGCTCGGTGCGCAGGTCCTCGAGGCTGAGGCCGCGCTTGATCTCGCCGTCGACGACCACCGAGATGGCGCGGGTCTCCTCGGACACGACGATGATGATGGCGTCGCTCTGCTCGCTCATGCCGATGGCGGCCCGGTGGCGGGTGCCCAGCACGTAGCCCAGCTCCTCGCGCTCGGTGATGGGAAGGATCACCGACGCGGCCGCGATCTTGCCCTGGCTGACGACCACGGCGCCGTCGTGCAGCGGGCCGGGCACGGTGAAGATGGCCTCGAGGGTGGCGGCGGTGATGTCGGCGTCGAGCTTGACGCCCTTCTTGATCCAGTTGTTCAGCCGCACCTCGCGCTCGATGACGATCAGCGCGCCGAGGCCGCGCTTGGCCATGCGGCGGGTGGCCTCGATGATCTCGTCCTCGGCGGGAATCTCGGCGGTGGCCCCGAACAGGCCGCCGCGGCGCAGGCCCAGGTTGGTCAGGGCGGCGCGCAGCTCGGGCTGGAAGATGATGATGAAGGCCACCACCCACACCGTCTGCAGGGTGCCGATGATGCGCCCGACGACGATCATGCCCAGGCTGCTGGCCAGGAAGCTGAGCAGCAGCAGGATCCCCAGCCCGACGAACATCTGGATCACCCGCGTGTCCTTGATGAACACGATCAGGCGATACAGCAGGTACGCCACGATGGTGATGTCGAGGGCGTCGATGACGGGGCTGTTGGTGATGTTTTCCCACATGGTGCAGGCAACTTAGCACCGGGACGGGCGGGTCTCAACGGGATTCTGCGGCGGAGGTTTCCCCGGCGGCGGACGGGCCGCCCCCCGGAGGCGGCGGCCCGTCCCTGCGTTGCCCTCCCGGCAACTCGAACCGGTCAGTCCATGATCTCGGTGCCCCAGGGCAGGTCGTTGCGCCACGAGCGGGCGAGCCCGGCCGGGACCAGCGGCGACTCCATGTGGAACTCGTCGATGGAGCACCAGTCGTAGCCGTTGAACCACTCGCCGCGGATCCGGATCGCCGTCACGTTGGCCAGCACGTTGCGGATCTCCGCCTCGGTGGCCGCCGGACGCTCGCTGTCCGGGGCGTAGAGGTCCGGGTTCATGACCACGGTCCAGCCGTCGCCCGCGCCCAGCCCGATCTCGTACAGGCGGAAGTTCTCGGCCACCGGATCCTGCGCGGCCGGGATGCGGTAGGCCAGGGTCATGGTGCCGCCCGAGATGAGGATGTCGTCGCCCTGGTCGGCGCGCGGACCGTTCTCGCGCGGGTCGCCGTCGGGGCCGTAGCCGGCGTTCAGGGCCAGGGACATGGTGCCGCCGAACATCTGCGAGAGGTCGCCGTGGTAGCGGTCCGAGGCGCGGAAGAGCCAGGTGCCGCCCGTGCCCCGGTCCTTGGCCCAGATGTACGAGCCCTGGTAGCGGAAGGCCGGCGTGTCGCCCCACTTGAGGTCCTTGTAGTCGCCGTCGCCCGACCAGCCGGCCACGCTGTTCACCGTCGTGAAGCTGTCGTGCATGACGCCGGCGCCGACGATCTCGCAGGTCTTCAGGTCGTACTCGGTGGCGACCTTCACGGCCACCGTCGAGTTGTCGACCATGTTGCGCACCACGTAGCTCAGGGGCACGCCGGTGCGGATGTCCGAGTCCTGCAGGTACGTCTTCAGGCCGCTCAGGTCGCCGTTGAAGGCGGCGATGGCCGACTCGGCGTTGCCGCCGATGGCCACGATCTTGATGTTCACTTCGTTCAGGTCGGTCACGTAGGTGCCGTTGAAGTTGCCGCCGCCGGAGCTCACCGCGGCGTTGTACGACCCCGAGATCGAGGCGCGCATCTGCGTGAGGGAACTCGTCGACTCGATCAGCAGGTAGTAGCGCCGGCCGTAGGTCACGCTCGAGATGTAGCAGGCCGGGTTGCCGGGCCCCACGTAGGGGGCCACGTCGGCGGGCGTCACCGAGGGGTCGAAGACCTGGGCGTACGACGTGGGCAGGTCGTAGCGCATGGTGTAGTACGACTGGTTGAAGGCCACCAGCATGCGGTTGTACTCCTTGTCGCTCGAGAACGACATGTCGGCCCGCACGCGCGCGGTCAGGGTGCTGTAGTTCACGCCCATGCTGAGCGCCATCTGCTGGGACGACTGCACCTCGCTCATGGTGTAGGTGAACGCCGCCGGCACGACGCCGCTGTTGGCCTCGATGATGTCGTTGGTGGCCTGGGCGATGGTGCTGCGCTTGACCTGGTCGACATGGGCCGTCACGCCCTGCGAACCGTTGATGATGTTGATGGAGATGGTGCCCGGCGCCCGCTCGACGACGATGGGCTCGGGCGTGGCGCCGCTGATGGAGTTCCCCTGGATCAGGCTGCCCGGGAAGATCACCTCGGCGTTCGGATTGAAAGTGGCGTAGTCGTCGGCCGCGTCGATCACGCTGCGGCGTTCGGTGCGGCAGCGCCAGACGTTCTGGTCGGCCGGATCGTACTCGTTCTCCTCGTTCAGGACTTCGGTCTCCTCGCTCGGCGTGACGTCCTCGTAGGTGCCGCCGGTGGCGAGCACCTTGCCGAACTCGGTCGGGTTGACGGTGGGCGCGTCGGTGGGCGAATCCGAGCCGCAGGCCGCCAGGACCAGGGGCATCAGGAGCAGGAGAAGGGGCAGCAGGCGTTTCATTGCGGGCCTCCGGGAGGGGAGTGGGGTCGGCCGGGGGAATCCCGGGATCCGACCTTCGACCCCACATGCGGCGGCCGGGCGGCGAATACGCAACGGAATTTCTCGATTTTTGCGATTTGGTCCGGAAATGCCCTCCCGGGCCGATTCGCGGCCTCCCGTGGCCTGCCGGGGGTCCGTTTGCGCACCGGTGCCCGGTTCTGCGCATGCGGGGGAAACGGGCCGGACCACGGCGGCCCGGACCCGACCCGCAAGGACCCTGGAGGGACGCCATGATTCGCCTGAATTCACCCGTCTGCAAGGCCGCCGCGGCCCTGCTGCTGACCCTGACCGCCCTGGCCGGCTGCGGCGGGTCCGACGACAACCCCAACCTGCCGCCGGAGGGGGACACGACGCCCGTCCTGGGGCTGGCCGCCCTGCAGGGACCCCTGACGAATCCGGCCAACGGCCACGTCTACTTCCGCCTCGCCAGCGCCGACTGGACCAC is a window of bacterium DNA encoding:
- the aroC gene encoding chorismate synthase gives rise to the protein MSSTFGRLFRVTTFGESHGGGVGAVVDGCPPRLPLDAARDLQPQLDRRRPGQSDLTTPRKEDDRVEILSGVEEGQTLGTPIALVVRNRDQRPGDYSEMARIPRPSHADYTYQMKYGVRSASGGGRASARETLARVAAGAVAETFLRHEFGVGITAWVSAVGAIAAPALDPATVLRAQVDANPVRCPDVAAAADMIDAIAAARDERDSLGGVVTCACTGLPVGWGEPVFDKAEALLAHAMLSLPATKGFEIGSGFAGTTLRGSAHNDAFVDRGGGQLGTETNRSGGVQGGITNGEPVVFRVAFKPPATIGKAQRTASFDGATETLSARGRHDPCVVPRAVPIVEAMAALVLADLALIQRARTW
- the cdaA gene encoding diadenylate cyclase CdaA, which gives rise to MWENITNSPVIDALDITIVAYLLYRLIVFIKDTRVIQMFVGLGILLLLSFLASSLGMIVVGRIIGTLQTVWVVAFIIIFQPELRAALTNLGLRRGGLFGATAEIPAEDEIIEATRRMAKRGLGALIVIEREVRLNNWIKKGVKLDADITAATLEAIFTVPGPLHDGAVVVSQGKIAAASVILPITEREELGYVLGTRHRAAIGMSEQSDAIIIVVSEETRAISVVVDGEIKRGLSLEDLRTELERIQLRQSGQTKRKVRRKSRADKTGDAAAS
- a CDS encoding thiol-activated cytolysin family protein translates to MKRLLPLLLLLMPLVLAACGSDSPTDAPTVNPTEFGKVLATGGTYEDVTPSEETEVLNEENEYDPADQNVWRCRTERRSVIDAADDYATFNPNAEVIFPGSLIQGNSISGATPEPIVVERAPGTISINIINGSQGVTAHVDQVKRSTIAQATNDIIEANSGVVPAAFTYTMSEVQSSQQMALSMGVNYSTLTARVRADMSFSSDKEYNRMLVAFNQSYYTMRYDLPTSYAQVFDPSVTPADVAPYVGPGNPACYISSVTYGRRYYLLIESTSSLTQMRASISGSYNAAVSSGGGNFNGTYVTDLNEVNIKIVAIGGNAESAIAAFNGDLSGLKTYLQDSDIRTGVPLSYVVRNMVDNSTVAVKVATEYDLKTCEIVGAGVMHDSFTTVNSVAGWSGDGDYKDLKWGDTPAFRYQGSYIWAKDRGTGGTWLFRASDRYHGDLSQMFGGTMSLALNAGYGPDGDPRENGPRADQGDDILISGGTMTLAYRIPAAQDPVAENFRLYEIGLGAGDGWTVVMNPDLYAPDSERPAATEAEIRNVLANVTAIRIRGEWFNGYDWCSIDEFHMESPLVPAGLARSWRNDLPWGTEIMD